GATGGATGACGCCGCCCCGGAGCTCGATCTTGGGGTTGTAGCCCGAAACGGAATGGCGCGGACACTGGTTGTAACGGAAGCTCGCCCCGTGCAGCCGCCCGTCGGGGAGTTTCTTGGCCCCCGTGGGGTGCCACTGCCAGTTCATCAGCTTCTTTACCGCCGCGACGCACGCTTCGTAACTGGGGACCGGGTCGGGGTCCGTCTGGGAGGTCGGCCCGTGCAGGTTCAGGGTGGCGATCTCGATCGGGTCCTTCCCCAGCTTTTCGGCGATCAGGTAGAGCCCCACCATGAGCGAATCCCAGCTCATGGGGTTGTGCTGGCCGCTGACATACATCTTGCCGCGGTTGCTGTCGACCACCTCCATGTTCTGCTTGACGTTCTCGCAGCGGGTGGTGAAGTAGGGGCCGTAGGTCTGGTCCATGGTATTGCCGAAGTTGGAACTCCCCTGGACCCCGCCGTCGGCGATCGAAAAGTCGTCGATGGCCGTGATCAGGCCGTTGCTCTTGTACCCCACCTTCATGTGGACGTAACGCTCGTTCAGGTTGAAGTCGTACATGTCGTGGCGGCCGTTGATGCAGCGCACCGGGCGGCCGGCCCGGCGGGCCAGCATGGGCGTGATCTGCTGCGATTTGCGGATCCCCCAGTCGCAGTAGCGCCCCCCGACGAACATGCATTCCTGGAAGACCTTTTCCGAGGCGACGCGGTTCATCCCCGCGACCTGGTCGTGGCCCCACGGGACCCCTTCGACCCGCAGGCTCTTTCCCTCGCCGTGCAGGGGGTCGTCAAACCACCAGGCGACGGTGCCCAGGGGGTTGGGCATATGGCCGGCGAACGCGGCGGTGTTCACGTCATATTCGATGATGTGGTCCGCTTCCCGGAAGCCCTTTTCGATGTCGCCGTCGAGCATGTTGGAGAAGGAGACGTTCCCCTTCTTGGGGGGGTTGTTCCCTCCCCCGCC
This genomic stretch from Acidobacteriota bacterium harbors:
- a CDS encoding xanthine dehydrogenase family protein molybdopterin-binding subunit, producing the protein MADLAGINGQREHFRVVGKPNLPGVLSWSQVTGVAKFGVDYVVPDMLEAKFLRSPYGNARIKKLDTAKAKAIPGVVDIVTWEDEDMKNLGGGGMGGFGGGGARPGFLGNLADQEGMEVGVIVVAENADLCDEALRALEIEWEVLPHVVDLREGRKPDAPVIRPATPAPKGGMGGFGMGGGGNNPPKKGNVSFSNMLDGDIEKGFREADHIIEYDVNTAAFAGHMPNPLGTVAWWFDDPLHGEGKSLRVEGVPWGHDQVAGMNRVASEKVFQECMFVGGRYCDWGIRKSQQITPMLARRAGRPVRCINGRHDMYDFNLNERYVHMKVGYKSNGLITAIDDFSIADGGVQGSSNFGNTMDQTYGPYFTTRCENVKQNMEVVDSNRGKMYVSGQHNPMSWDSLMVGLYLIAEKLGKDPIEIATLNLHGPTSQTDPDPVPSYEACVAAVKKLMNWQWHPTGAKKLPDGRLHGASFRYNQCPRHSVSGYNPKIELRGGVIHLASKGPIIGHYGLEANAMVIAEELGLEFKDIKIDLDHHEIYRPFGGGSDGSTASSWAIKECANKLKKMILEAAVEEADNPPDTGGFGGFGGFGRKQAPNPFKGLKPEELDMQDGKVIVKADPTKGLPL